One genomic segment of Nitrosopumilus sp. includes these proteins:
- a CDS encoding citrate synthase, giving the protein METKNIGLRGIEVADTKISHIDGEKGKLIYRGYDILDLTENSTFEETAYLLLYDNLPTQQQLDEFNAKLVEARYIPKQMQKNMGNWRKDADPMDMLQAFVAALAGYYDEEFSNKDASYDKAISLIAKVPTIIASWQRLRDGLEIVDPDPTLSHAANFLYMMFGEKPDPEVEKIFDVCLILHADHTFNASTFTARQVASTRAHMFSASSAAIGALSGELHGGANTEVMKMLLEIGSIDKVEDWIKDKMSKGERIMGMGHAVYKTYDPRAQVLKELSRKLADKTKEPWYAITEKVETTTIEEMKKQKGKDIYPNVDLYSASLYYMLKIPVDLNTPIFAISRVVGWAAHIIEEKFAEAAPKPALYRPKAVYVGKYCGPEGCEYKTLDLRK; this is encoded by the coding sequence ATGGAAACCAAAAATATTGGGCTTAGAGGAATTGAAGTTGCAGATACCAAAATTTCCCATATTGATGGTGAGAAAGGCAAGCTCATTTATCGTGGTTATGATATTTTAGATCTTACAGAAAATTCTACATTTGAAGAGACAGCATATTTGCTTCTGTATGATAACCTACCAACTCAACAACAATTAGATGAATTTAATGCAAAACTTGTAGAGGCAAGATACATTCCCAAACAAATGCAAAAAAACATGGGAAATTGGAGAAAAGATGCAGATCCTATGGATATGCTTCAAGCATTTGTTGCAGCCCTTGCAGGATATTATGATGAAGAGTTTTCAAACAAAGATGCAAGTTATGATAAAGCAATTAGTTTGATTGCAAAGGTTCCTACAATTATTGCTAGCTGGCAAAGACTCAGAGACGGTCTAGAAATTGTAGATCCTGATCCTACACTTAGTCATGCTGCAAATTTTCTTTACATGATGTTTGGTGAGAAACCAGATCCAGAAGTTGAAAAGATTTTTGATGTTTGTTTAATTCTTCATGCGGATCATACATTTAATGCATCAACATTTACCGCAAGACAAGTAGCATCAACTAGAGCACATATGTTTTCAGCATCAAGTGCAGCTATTGGTGCATTAAGTGGGGAACTTCATGGAGGGGCAAATACAGAAGTAATGAAAATGCTCTTAGAGATAGGATCTATTGATAAAGTTGAAGATTGGATTAAAGACAAAATGTCAAAAGGTGAGAGAATTATGGGAATGGGTCATGCAGTTTACAAAACATATGATCCACGTGCACAAGTTCTAAAAGAATTATCAAGAAAGCTTGCAGATAAAACTAAAGAGCCATGGTATGCCATTACAGAAAAAGTTGAAACTACTACCATTGAAGAGATGAAAAAACAGAAAGGAAAGGATATTTATCCAAATGTGGATTTGTATAGTGCTTCACTTTATTACATGTTAAAAATTCCAGTTGATCTTAACACACCAATCTTTGCAATTTCAAGAGTTGTAGGATGGGCAGCACATATCATAGAAGAAAAATTTGCAGAAGCAGCACCAAAGCCTGCACTGTATAGACCAAAAGCAGTCTATGTTGGAAAATATTGTGGACCTGAAGGTTGTGAATATAAAACCCTGGACTTGAGAAAATAA
- a CDS encoding AAA family ATPase, which yields MTSNFRIQRIKIHNFKNFRDLDLELEKLNVIVGQNASGKSNFKQIFSFLKDIVTDGLDDAISYQGGSEYLRNFSSKDMTLKMEIHFVSDEPNEVERIHPRGDYAIVVTTKKIVYKFALQFFKNSNYKIIKDELIISGSFEDESQNKILSGNIIFSKHGKDIKQKYDFPSTAGSILQRQYEIFEFSPLTDKQLLLEAKLFGFMVKNWYDFLNTMGIYDFDPRSLKSPSGFRSGTDLHYNGSNLSFILNQINQDPKKRKTLTRYVHDMLPFFKSISIERTTDGSLRFNLNETYNSKKMPAIYVSDGTVNVIALTIVLFLQNNHLTFIEEPERNIHPGILSNLVQLFDDASEENQIIVTTHNTNILDHIKLENILIVSRNTEGDSNVIKPINDEELKKFKKVMSMKYLMTQNMLG from the coding sequence ATGACTTCTAATTTTAGAATACAAAGGATTAAGATACATAATTTCAAAAATTTTAGAGATTTAGATCTAGAACTTGAAAAACTGAATGTAATAGTAGGACAAAATGCCTCTGGAAAGTCAAATTTCAAACAAATTTTTTCATTTTTAAAAGATATCGTTACTGATGGACTTGATGATGCTATTTCTTATCAAGGAGGAAGTGAATACCTACGAAATTTTTCATCTAAAGACATGACTTTAAAAATGGAAATTCATTTTGTTTCTGATGAACCAAACGAAGTAGAACGAATACATCCTCGTGGAGACTATGCAATTGTAGTCACTACCAAAAAAATTGTATACAAATTTGCTCTGCAATTTTTCAAAAATTCAAATTACAAAATAATCAAAGATGAGTTAATCATATCAGGTTCATTTGAAGATGAATCTCAAAATAAAATATTATCGGGAAATATCATTTTTTCAAAACATGGAAAAGATATCAAACAAAAATATGATTTTCCATCAACCGCAGGTTCTATATTACAAAGACAGTATGAAATTTTTGAATTTTCTCCTTTGACGGATAAACAACTATTGCTAGAAGCAAAACTTTTTGGATTCATGGTAAAAAACTGGTATGATTTTCTTAACACTATGGGAATTTATGATTTTGATCCAAGATCATTAAAATCACCTAGCGGTTTTAGAAGTGGAACAGATTTACACTATAATGGGTCTAATCTATCATTTATTCTTAATCAAATAAACCAAGATCCTAAAAAAAGAAAAACATTAACAAGATATGTTCATGATATGTTACCTTTCTTCAAATCCATTTCAATAGAACGTACAACTGATGGCTCTTTAAGATTTAATCTCAATGAAACATATAATTCAAAAAAAATGCCTGCGATTTATGTTTCTGATGGAACAGTAAATGTTATTGCATTAACCATTGTTTTATTCTTACAGAACAATCATCTTACATTTATTGAAGAGCCTGAAAGAAATATACATCCTGGGATTTTATCTAATTTGGTACAATTGTTTGATGATGCATCTGAAGAAAATCAAATAATTGTTACAACTCATAATACAAATATTCTTGATCATATTAAACTTGAAAATATTCTAATTGTAAGTAGAAACACCGAGGGAGATTCTAATGTAATTAAACCCATAAATGATGAAGAACTTAAAAAATTCAAAAAAGTAATGTCTATGAAATATCTTATGACGCAAAATATGCTAGGGTGA
- a CDS encoding ParB/RepB/Spo0J family partition protein, with protein sequence MSKIELDLVNPRYNDQLTQTGKSKWDEDKIQKIIQDDLKDIFMSIKNQGVIDPIWVVQLPNSKYGVIEGSRRVVALRILSNDDRIKPPKGISYDQILANIIPSNTPKNDIDAVKVLLQTGKKDWGPFNVAFIIDKLFREGLDSKEIAKMMSKTKGFVEREYRSFGLYKEYGDYLKNKKLNPDPRKYTYFQRASDAVKKRFFSTRTGKREFFELITPHGNQKARIPSVALKGGLYHFNKIAEDPQILNKFLNDPDMTVTDAMNMYLGKYITAKFPWSKKFVELSEKIHNIDPEIIREFKNDKGLKKDILTIFKFCKQVLKN encoded by the coding sequence GTGAGTAAAATAGAATTAGATCTTGTAAATCCTAGATACAATGATCAATTAACCCAGACTGGAAAATCCAAATGGGATGAAGATAAAATCCAGAAAATCATACAAGATGATCTTAAAGATATTTTCATGTCCATAAAAAATCAAGGAGTAATTGATCCAATTTGGGTTGTACAATTACCTAATTCAAAATATGGTGTAATCGAGGGCAGTAGACGAGTTGTTGCATTAAGAATACTAAGTAATGATGATCGAATAAAACCTCCAAAAGGAATTTCTTATGATCAAATATTAGCAAACATAATTCCTTCAAATACTCCCAAAAACGATATTGATGCAGTTAAAGTTCTTTTACAAACTGGAAAAAAAGATTGGGGACCATTCAATGTTGCATTTATTATTGATAAGTTATTTCGTGAAGGGCTTGATTCTAAAGAGATTGCAAAAATGATGTCTAAAACAAAAGGATTTGTAGAAAGGGAGTATCGAAGTTTTGGATTATACAAAGAATATGGGGATTATCTCAAAAATAAAAAACTTAATCCAGATCCAAGAAAATATACTTATTTCCAAAGAGCCAGTGATGCAGTCAAAAAAAGATTTTTTTCAACAAGAACAGGTAAAAGAGAATTTTTTGAATTGATAACTCCTCATGGAAACCAAAAAGCACGCATTCCATCTGTCGCACTGAAGGGAGGATTATATCATTTTAATAAAATTGCAGAGGATCCACAAATTCTTAATAAATTTCTAAATGACCCCGATATGACAGTTACAGATGCTATGAATATGTATTTGGGGAAATATATCACTGCGAAATTTCCATGGTCTAAAAAATTTGTAGAGTTATCTGAAAAAATACACAATATTGATCCTGAAATTATTCGAGAATTTAAAAATGATAAAGGATTAAAAAAAGACATTTTGACTATTTTCAAATTCTGTAAACAAGTATTAAAAAATTAG
- a CDS encoding site-specific DNA-methyltransferase — MYKKSSPIVTAIRIPKNSADIGYRIFKGDCEKWFEKLDKICRNKAKLIYLDPPYNTKRNRGARSYFSDNNDCWTEFMQNVLKKSHSYLKKSGFLVISINQMEMFNLKNIAEEIFPHGFVGVFPVKTRHHERQLMINATFHNVYEYLLIFRKSKSTRFYSSHAPYDLKEFCYDIRILNDSPIKKQIGGKTVEIYKNNQYKITKLQPSKTRFRKYMISGKIATANWSGAIYEKYIKNLGANLLVKVHGLDKKGLGYRWFITPFSTNKRGLYFQHTSSAGRPLLFTNFLDYTDIITKIYSEGGPGCDFKDSKKPEELIGKLLEVTTKKHDLVLDFFGGSGTTLVSCIKHGRSCITIEKNNEALKTMYTRLKNMHKGKDLDGKKYKFIVKRHKL; from the coding sequence TTGTATAAAAAATCAAGCCCAATAGTTACTGCTATTAGAATTCCTAAAAACAGTGCCGATATTGGCTATCGGATTTTTAAAGGAGATTGTGAAAAATGGTTTGAAAAATTAGATAAGATTTGTAGAAATAAGGCAAAATTAATTTATCTTGATCCTCCATACAATACAAAACGAAATAGAGGAGCAAGGAGTTATTTTTCTGACAATAATGATTGTTGGACAGAATTCATGCAAAATGTACTTAAGAAGTCTCATTCTTATTTGAAAAAATCAGGATTTCTTGTAATTTCAATAAACCAAATGGAGATGTTCAATTTAAAAAATATCGCTGAAGAAATTTTTCCGCATGGCTTTGTGGGTGTTTTTCCTGTGAAAACTAGACATCATGAAAGACAGCTTATGATTAATGCAACATTTCATAATGTTTATGAATATCTTTTAATTTTCAGGAAAAGTAAGTCTACTCGTTTCTATTCTTCTCATGCTCCATACGATCTCAAAGAATTTTGTTATGATATCAGAATATTAAATGACTCTCCAATAAAAAAACAAATTGGAGGTAAAACTGTTGAAATATACAAAAATAATCAATATAAAATAACTAAACTACAACCATCTAAAACAAGATTTAGAAAATATATGATTTCTGGAAAAATCGCCACTGCAAACTGGTCAGGAGCAATTTATGAAAAATACATTAAAAATCTCGGAGCTAATTTACTTGTGAAAGTTCATGGTTTAGATAAAAAAGGGTTAGGTTATCGTTGGTTTATCACTCCTTTTAGTACCAATAAAAGAGGATTATATTTTCAACACACAAGCAGTGCTGGCAGACCATTACTTTTCACAAATTTTTTAGATTACACAGACATAATAACAAAAATTTATTCTGAAGGTGGTCCTGGATGTGATTTTAAAGATTCTAAAAAACCAGAAGAACTCATAGGTAAACTATTGGAAGTCACTACCAAAAAACATGATCTTGTTTTAGATTTTTTTGGAGGTAGCGGTACAACACTTGTTAGTTGCATTAAACACGGTCGCTCATGTATAACAATTGAAAAAAATAATGAGGCATTAAAAACAATGTATACCAGATTAAAGAATATGCATAAAGGAAAAGATCTTGATGGGAAAAAATACAAATTCATAGTTAAACGCCACAAACTTTGA
- a CDS encoding plastocyanin/azurin family copper-binding protein, which produces MAGIDRAAIVFSIAIALIGVGVAVVGDSIDYSPSTTIAPKVMKDTSEPKAQTDPFADLAEKVKSETPKMEEKKVVVKEEVKMEETKEKPIIKEEKPMMEKTGPKTHKVEIPVGTSVPGCEETNTCYSPAKITIKAGDTVQWVNVDTAAHTVTGGSPADGPSGVFDSSLVMANANYAFTFDKAGSYKYFCMVHPWMVGSVTVN; this is translated from the coding sequence ATGGCAGGTATAGACAGAGCAGCAATCGTTTTCTCAATTGCAATTGCACTAATTGGTGTAGGTGTTGCAGTTGTAGGAGACTCTATTGACTATTCACCATCTACTACTATAGCCCCAAAGGTAATGAAAGATACTTCAGAACCTAAAGCTCAAACTGATCCATTTGCAGATTTAGCCGAGAAAGTGAAATCTGAAACACCAAAGATGGAGGAGAAGAAAGTAGTTGTTAAAGAAGAAGTCAAAATGGAAGAGACAAAAGAAAAACCAATCATTAAGGAAGAAAAACCAATGATGGAAAAAACTGGTCCAAAAACTCACAAAGTTGAGATTCCAGTAGGTACCTCAGTTCCAGGTTGTGAAGAGACTAACACATGCTACTCACCAGCTAAAATCACAATTAAAGCTGGAGACACAGTACAATGGGTTAATGTCGACACAGCTGCACACACAGTAACTGGCGGTAGTCCAGCAGATGGTCCATCAGGCGTATTTGATAGCAGTCTGGTCATGGCAAATGCAAACTATGCATTTACTTTTGACAAGGCAGGAAGCTACAAGTATTTTTGTATGGTACATCCTTGGATGGTCGGTAGTGTCACAGTGAACTAA
- a CDS encoding plastocyanin/azurin family copper-binding protein produces the protein MAGIDRAAIAFTIAITAIGAGFAFVGDSVDYSPIVSTPAASTQTSEPMMEKTDPFADLADKVKSETVKPLKSGWERLTSDTDPGVGHETHQLAIILAPSDKVYSGTLNYDASEPIQLVTLHGPLASGEDKGQATWTPDGKTKFALTFVDPKNAKGKWEFAGNALAVHTMKTEPFTVDYKVDFSEKPKSNTVMTGTTTSVTDPGLGHESHQLAVLLAPSSKVYSGILSYSASENIQLVSLRGPIGSDEKPDKTWTPDGETIFELTFVDPKNAMGSWKFTGNALAVHTMNTNPFTVSYSVSATATAGEQKKEEVKMEEKPMMEKTGPKTHKVEIPVGTSVPGCEETNTCYSPAKITIKAGDTVQWVNVDTAAHTVTGGSPADGPSGVFDSSLVMANANYAFTFDKAGSYKYFCMVHPWMVGSVTVN, from the coding sequence ATGGCAGGTATAGACAGAGCTGCAATTGCATTTACTATTGCAATTACAGCCATAGGCGCAGGATTTGCATTTGTTGGAGATTCTGTTGACTATTCCCCAATTGTCTCAACTCCAGCCGCTTCAACACAGACTTCAGAGCCAATGATGGAAAAAACTGATCCATTTGCAGATTTGGCTGACAAGGTAAAGTCTGAAACAGTTAAACCACTCAAAAGCGGATGGGAGCGATTAACATCGGATACTGATCCAGGTGTTGGACATGAAACACATCAGTTAGCAATAATTTTGGCACCAAGTGACAAAGTTTATTCAGGTACACTCAACTATGATGCATCTGAACCAATTCAACTTGTCACATTACATGGACCATTAGCTAGTGGTGAAGATAAGGGACAAGCAACATGGACTCCTGATGGAAAAACAAAGTTTGCATTAACTTTTGTTGATCCAAAGAATGCAAAAGGCAAATGGGAATTTGCCGGAAACGCTTTAGCAGTTCACACAATGAAAACAGAGCCATTCACAGTTGATTACAAAGTAGATTTTAGTGAGAAACCAAAATCAAATACTGTTATGACTGGTACAACCACGTCAGTAACAGATCCTGGACTTGGTCATGAATCACATCAACTTGCAGTGCTACTTGCACCATCAAGTAAGGTGTATTCAGGAATTCTCTCATATTCTGCTTCTGAAAATATTCAACTAGTATCACTTAGAGGACCAATTGGTTCTGATGAGAAACCAGACAAAACTTGGACACCTGATGGTGAAACAATATTTGAATTGACATTTGTTGATCCAAAGAATGCAATGGGCTCATGGAAATTCACTGGAAACGCTTTAGCAGTTCACACAATGAACACAAATCCATTTACTGTTAGCTATTCTGTAAGTGCAACTGCAACTGCAGGAGAGCAAAAGAAAGAAGAGGTCAAAATGGAAGAAAAACCAATGATGGAAAAAACTGGTCCAAAAACTCACAAAGTTGAGATTCCAGTAGGTACCTCAGTTCCAGGTTGTGAAGAGACTAACACATGCTACTCACCAGCTAAAATCACAATTAAAGCTGGAGACACAGTACAATGGGTTAATGTCGACACAGCTGCACACACAGTAACTGGCGGTAGTCCAGCAGATGGTCCATCAGGCGTATTTGATAGCAGTCTGGTCATGGCAAATGCAAACTATGCATTTACTTTTGACAAGGCAGGAAGCTACAAGTATTTTTGTATGGTACATCCTTGGATGGTCG